The Engystomops pustulosus chromosome 1, aEngPut4.maternal, whole genome shotgun sequence genome has a window encoding:
- the SLC14A1 gene encoding urea transporter 1 isoform X1 produces MAGCEYLQAAALTGNVLDLEQEWMRSSSAQLGSYYQHYIRVETMESNIPMTKVEMEEKKQGESSDRCSYGLGIFCTALHYISGEMKELGDWMKDKPVPFQFIDWVLRGTSQVMFVNNPISGLIIIAGLFLQNPWWAIAGCLGTIVSTLTALILSQDRSAIAAGLHGYNGILVGLLMAVFSDKGDYYWWLLIPVTVMSMTCPVLSSALASIFSKWDLPVFTLPFNIAVCLHIAATGHYNIFFPTVDIQPIDAVPNITWSDVEITSLLKAIPVGIGQVYGCDNPWTGGIFLVALFVSSPIICMHGAIGSTLGMLAGLSLATPFEKIYFGLWGYNSVLACIAIGGMFYALTWQTHLLALACALFCAYLGAALANMMSVVGLPSCTWPFCLSALTFLLITTNNPGIYKLPLSKVTYPEANRIYFQNLKKDRKEKCNI; encoded by the exons CATTATATTAGAGTGGAAACCATGGAAAGTAATATCCCCATGACCAAGGTGGAAATGGAGGAGAAGAAGCAGGGGGAGAGTTCGGATCGTTGTTCCTATGGGCTGGGAATCTTCTGCACCGCCCTCCATTATATCTCCGGAGAAATGAAGGAACTTGGAGACTGGATGAAAG ATAAACCAGTCCCCTTCCAGTTCATTGACTGGGTGCTACGAGGGACATCGCAGGTGATGTTTGTCAACAACCCAATCAGCGGACTCATCATTATTGCTGGACTTTTTCTACAAAACCCCTGGTGGGCAATCGCCGGATGTCTGGGGACTATAGTGTCAACACTGACGGCCCTTATACTAAGCCAAGACCG ATCTGCAATAGCTGCAGGGCTCCACGGATACAATGGGATCTTGGTTGGGTTGTTGATGGCTGTGTTTTCAGATAAAGGAGACTATTATTGGTGGCTTCTCATCCCAGTGACTGTCATGTCAATGACTTG CCCGGTCTTGTCCAGCGCTTTGGCTTCTATATTTAGCAAATGGGACCTGCCGGTGTTCACGCTTCCCTTCAACATTGCCGTCTGCCTGCACATAGCCGCCACCGGTCACTACAATATCTTCTTCCCCACCGTTGATATTCAACCCATCGATGCTGTTCCAAACATCACCTGGTCCGATGTCGAAATAACTTCG CTCCTGAAGGCCATCCCGGTTGGCATCGGTCAGGTGTATGGATGTGACAATCCTTGGACCGGAGGAATCTTCTTGGTGGCTTTGTTTGTGTCCTCCCCTATTATCTGCATGCACGGAGCCATAGGATCAACCTTAGGAATGTTAGCAG GATTGAGCTTGGCAACACCGTTCGAGAAGATCTATTTTGGGCTGTGGGGCTATAACTCTGTCCTGGCTTGCATTGCCATTGGTGGGATGTTCTACGCTCTTACCTGGCAGACTCACCTCTTGGCTTTAGCATGTG CTCTCTTTTGTGCATACCTTGGAGCAGCGTTGGCCAACATGATGTCCGTG GTCGGGCTGCCATCTTGTACCTGGCCATTCTGCCTATCGGCACTCACGTTCCTCCTGATAACCACAAACAATCCAGGCATATATAAGCTGCCACTGTCTAAAGTCACCTACCCTGAGGCCAACAGGATCTACTTCCAGAACCTGAAGAAGGACAGAAAGGAGAAATGCAACATCTGA
- the SLC14A1 gene encoding urea transporter 1 isoform X3: protein MRNPEFPAKAQQQHYIRVETMESNIPMTKVEMEEKKQGESSDRCSYGLGIFCTALHYISGEMKELGDWMKDKPVPFQFIDWVLRGTSQVMFVNNPISGLIIIAGLFLQNPWWAIAGCLGTIVSTLTALILSQDRSAIAAGLHGYNGILVGLLMAVFSDKGDYYWWLLIPVTVMSMTCPVLSSALASIFSKWDLPVFTLPFNIAVCLHIAATGHYNIFFPTVDIQPIDAVPNITWSDVEITSLLKAIPVGIGQVYGCDNPWTGGIFLVALFVSSPIICMHGAIGSTLGMLAGLSLATPFEKIYFGLWGYNSVLACIAIGGMFYALTWQTHLLALACALFCAYLGAALANMMSVVGLPSCTWPFCLSALTFLLITTNNPGIYKLPLSKVTYPEANRIYFQNLKKDRKEKCNI from the exons CATTATATTAGAGTGGAAACCATGGAAAGTAATATCCCCATGACCAAGGTGGAAATGGAGGAGAAGAAGCAGGGGGAGAGTTCGGATCGTTGTTCCTATGGGCTGGGAATCTTCTGCACCGCCCTCCATTATATCTCCGGAGAAATGAAGGAACTTGGAGACTGGATGAAAG ATAAACCAGTCCCCTTCCAGTTCATTGACTGGGTGCTACGAGGGACATCGCAGGTGATGTTTGTCAACAACCCAATCAGCGGACTCATCATTATTGCTGGACTTTTTCTACAAAACCCCTGGTGGGCAATCGCCGGATGTCTGGGGACTATAGTGTCAACACTGACGGCCCTTATACTAAGCCAAGACCG ATCTGCAATAGCTGCAGGGCTCCACGGATACAATGGGATCTTGGTTGGGTTGTTGATGGCTGTGTTTTCAGATAAAGGAGACTATTATTGGTGGCTTCTCATCCCAGTGACTGTCATGTCAATGACTTG CCCGGTCTTGTCCAGCGCTTTGGCTTCTATATTTAGCAAATGGGACCTGCCGGTGTTCACGCTTCCCTTCAACATTGCCGTCTGCCTGCACATAGCCGCCACCGGTCACTACAATATCTTCTTCCCCACCGTTGATATTCAACCCATCGATGCTGTTCCAAACATCACCTGGTCCGATGTCGAAATAACTTCG CTCCTGAAGGCCATCCCGGTTGGCATCGGTCAGGTGTATGGATGTGACAATCCTTGGACCGGAGGAATCTTCTTGGTGGCTTTGTTTGTGTCCTCCCCTATTATCTGCATGCACGGAGCCATAGGATCAACCTTAGGAATGTTAGCAG GATTGAGCTTGGCAACACCGTTCGAGAAGATCTATTTTGGGCTGTGGGGCTATAACTCTGTCCTGGCTTGCATTGCCATTGGTGGGATGTTCTACGCTCTTACCTGGCAGACTCACCTCTTGGCTTTAGCATGTG CTCTCTTTTGTGCATACCTTGGAGCAGCGTTGGCCAACATGATGTCCGTG GTCGGGCTGCCATCTTGTACCTGGCCATTCTGCCTATCGGCACTCACGTTCCTCCTGATAACCACAAACAATCCAGGCATATATAAGCTGCCACTGTCTAAAGTCACCTACCCTGAGGCCAACAGGATCTACTTCCAGAACCTGAAGAAGGACAGAAAGGAGAAATGCAACATCTGA
- the SLC14A1 gene encoding urea transporter 1 isoform X2, protein MAASSGQVLTADPMDRNCLYLQGKHYIRVETMESNIPMTKVEMEEKKQGESSDRCSYGLGIFCTALHYISGEMKELGDWMKDKPVPFQFIDWVLRGTSQVMFVNNPISGLIIIAGLFLQNPWWAIAGCLGTIVSTLTALILSQDRSAIAAGLHGYNGILVGLLMAVFSDKGDYYWWLLIPVTVMSMTCPVLSSALASIFSKWDLPVFTLPFNIAVCLHIAATGHYNIFFPTVDIQPIDAVPNITWSDVEITSLLKAIPVGIGQVYGCDNPWTGGIFLVALFVSSPIICMHGAIGSTLGMLAGLSLATPFEKIYFGLWGYNSVLACIAIGGMFYALTWQTHLLALACALFCAYLGAALANMMSVVGLPSCTWPFCLSALTFLLITTNNPGIYKLPLSKVTYPEANRIYFQNLKKDRKEKCNI, encoded by the exons CATTATATTAGAGTGGAAACCATGGAAAGTAATATCCCCATGACCAAGGTGGAAATGGAGGAGAAGAAGCAGGGGGAGAGTTCGGATCGTTGTTCCTATGGGCTGGGAATCTTCTGCACCGCCCTCCATTATATCTCCGGAGAAATGAAGGAACTTGGAGACTGGATGAAAG ATAAACCAGTCCCCTTCCAGTTCATTGACTGGGTGCTACGAGGGACATCGCAGGTGATGTTTGTCAACAACCCAATCAGCGGACTCATCATTATTGCTGGACTTTTTCTACAAAACCCCTGGTGGGCAATCGCCGGATGTCTGGGGACTATAGTGTCAACACTGACGGCCCTTATACTAAGCCAAGACCG ATCTGCAATAGCTGCAGGGCTCCACGGATACAATGGGATCTTGGTTGGGTTGTTGATGGCTGTGTTTTCAGATAAAGGAGACTATTATTGGTGGCTTCTCATCCCAGTGACTGTCATGTCAATGACTTG CCCGGTCTTGTCCAGCGCTTTGGCTTCTATATTTAGCAAATGGGACCTGCCGGTGTTCACGCTTCCCTTCAACATTGCCGTCTGCCTGCACATAGCCGCCACCGGTCACTACAATATCTTCTTCCCCACCGTTGATATTCAACCCATCGATGCTGTTCCAAACATCACCTGGTCCGATGTCGAAATAACTTCG CTCCTGAAGGCCATCCCGGTTGGCATCGGTCAGGTGTATGGATGTGACAATCCTTGGACCGGAGGAATCTTCTTGGTGGCTTTGTTTGTGTCCTCCCCTATTATCTGCATGCACGGAGCCATAGGATCAACCTTAGGAATGTTAGCAG GATTGAGCTTGGCAACACCGTTCGAGAAGATCTATTTTGGGCTGTGGGGCTATAACTCTGTCCTGGCTTGCATTGCCATTGGTGGGATGTTCTACGCTCTTACCTGGCAGACTCACCTCTTGGCTTTAGCATGTG CTCTCTTTTGTGCATACCTTGGAGCAGCGTTGGCCAACATGATGTCCGTG GTCGGGCTGCCATCTTGTACCTGGCCATTCTGCCTATCGGCACTCACGTTCCTCCTGATAACCACAAACAATCCAGGCATATATAAGCTGCCACTGTCTAAAGTCACCTACCCTGAGGCCAACAGGATCTACTTCCAGAACCTGAAGAAGGACAGAAAGGAGAAATGCAACATCTGA
- the SLC14A1 gene encoding urea transporter 1 isoform X4 translates to MESNIPMTKVEMEEKKQGESSDRCSYGLGIFCTALHYISGEMKELGDWMKDKPVPFQFIDWVLRGTSQVMFVNNPISGLIIIAGLFLQNPWWAIAGCLGTIVSTLTALILSQDRSAIAAGLHGYNGILVGLLMAVFSDKGDYYWWLLIPVTVMSMTCPVLSSALASIFSKWDLPVFTLPFNIAVCLHIAATGHYNIFFPTVDIQPIDAVPNITWSDVEITSLLKAIPVGIGQVYGCDNPWTGGIFLVALFVSSPIICMHGAIGSTLGMLAGLSLATPFEKIYFGLWGYNSVLACIAIGGMFYALTWQTHLLALACALFCAYLGAALANMMSVVGLPSCTWPFCLSALTFLLITTNNPGIYKLPLSKVTYPEANRIYFQNLKKDRKEKCNI, encoded by the exons ATGGAAAGTAATATCCCCATGACCAAGGTGGAAATGGAGGAGAAGAAGCAGGGGGAGAGTTCGGATCGTTGTTCCTATGGGCTGGGAATCTTCTGCACCGCCCTCCATTATATCTCCGGAGAAATGAAGGAACTTGGAGACTGGATGAAAG ATAAACCAGTCCCCTTCCAGTTCATTGACTGGGTGCTACGAGGGACATCGCAGGTGATGTTTGTCAACAACCCAATCAGCGGACTCATCATTATTGCTGGACTTTTTCTACAAAACCCCTGGTGGGCAATCGCCGGATGTCTGGGGACTATAGTGTCAACACTGACGGCCCTTATACTAAGCCAAGACCG ATCTGCAATAGCTGCAGGGCTCCACGGATACAATGGGATCTTGGTTGGGTTGTTGATGGCTGTGTTTTCAGATAAAGGAGACTATTATTGGTGGCTTCTCATCCCAGTGACTGTCATGTCAATGACTTG CCCGGTCTTGTCCAGCGCTTTGGCTTCTATATTTAGCAAATGGGACCTGCCGGTGTTCACGCTTCCCTTCAACATTGCCGTCTGCCTGCACATAGCCGCCACCGGTCACTACAATATCTTCTTCCCCACCGTTGATATTCAACCCATCGATGCTGTTCCAAACATCACCTGGTCCGATGTCGAAATAACTTCG CTCCTGAAGGCCATCCCGGTTGGCATCGGTCAGGTGTATGGATGTGACAATCCTTGGACCGGAGGAATCTTCTTGGTGGCTTTGTTTGTGTCCTCCCCTATTATCTGCATGCACGGAGCCATAGGATCAACCTTAGGAATGTTAGCAG GATTGAGCTTGGCAACACCGTTCGAGAAGATCTATTTTGGGCTGTGGGGCTATAACTCTGTCCTGGCTTGCATTGCCATTGGTGGGATGTTCTACGCTCTTACCTGGCAGACTCACCTCTTGGCTTTAGCATGTG CTCTCTTTTGTGCATACCTTGGAGCAGCGTTGGCCAACATGATGTCCGTG GTCGGGCTGCCATCTTGTACCTGGCCATTCTGCCTATCGGCACTCACGTTCCTCCTGATAACCACAAACAATCCAGGCATATATAAGCTGCCACTGTCTAAAGTCACCTACCCTGAGGCCAACAGGATCTACTTCCAGAACCTGAAGAAGGACAGAAAGGAGAAATGCAACATCTGA